One window of the Piliocolobus tephrosceles isolate RC106 chromosome 17, ASM277652v3, whole genome shotgun sequence genome contains the following:
- the PAGR1 gene encoding PAXIP1-associated glutamate-rich protein 1 encodes MSLARGHGDTAATTAAPLSEEGEVTSGLQALAVEDTGGPSASAGKAEDEEEGGREETEREGSGEEKAQGEVPSAGREEPAEEDSDDWCVPCSDEEVELPADGQPWMPPPSEIQRLYELLAAHGTLELQAEILPRRPPTPEAQSEEERSDEEPEAKEEEEEKPHMPTEFDFDDEPVTPKDSLIDRRRTPGSSARSQKREARLDKVLSDMKRHKKLEEQILRTGRDLFSLDSEDPSPASPPLRSSGSSLFPRQRKY; translated from the exons ATGTCACTTGCTCGGGGCCATGGGGACACTGCGGCCACCACGGCGGCGCCTCTGTCTGAAGAAGGGGAAGTGACCTCCGGCCTCCAGGCTCTGGCCGTGGAGGATACCGGAGGCCCCTCTGCCTCGGCCGGTAAGGCCGAGGACGAGGAGGAAGGAGGCCGAGAGGAGACCGAGCGTGAGGGGTCCGGGGAAGAGAAGGCGCAGGGAGAAGTCCCCAGCGCCGGTAGGGAAGAGCCTGCGGAGGAGGACTCCGATGACTGGTGCGTGCCCTGCAGCGACGAGGAGGTGGAGCTGCCCGCGGATGGGCAGCCCTGGATGCCCCCGCCCTCCGAAATCCAGCGGCTCTATGAACTGCTGGCTGCCCACGGTACCCTGGAGCTGCAGGCCGAGATCCTGCCCCGCCGGCCTCCCACGCCGGAGGCCCAGAGCGAAGAGGAGAGATCCGATGAGGAGCCGGAGgccaaagaagaggaagaggaaaa ACCACACATGCCCACGGAATTTGATTTTGATGATGAACCAGTGACACCAAAGGACTCCCTGATTGACCGGAGACGCACCCCAG GAAGCTCAGCCCGGAGCCAGAAGCGGGAGGCCCGCCTGGACAAAGTGCTGTCGGACATGAAGAGACACAAGAAGCTGGAGGAGCAGATCCTTCGTACCGGGAGAGACCTCTTCAGCCTGGACTCGGAAGACCCCAGCCCTGCCAGCCCCCCACTCCGATCCTCCGGGAGTAGTCTCTTTCCTCGGCAGCGGAAGTACTGA
- the PRRT2 gene encoding proline-rich transmembrane protein 2 isoform X1 — protein sequence MAASSSEVSEMKGVEESPEVPGKGPGHSEAEIGPPQVLAGVPDQPEAPQPEAPQPGPDTTAALVDSGPKAGLAPETPETPAGASETAQATDLSLSPGRESKANCSPEQPCQETVSKPEVSKEATADQGSRLESAAPPEPAPQPAPQPTPKPAIQPVLPTQEDPTPEILSESVEEKQENGAVVPLQAGDGEEGPAPEPHSPPSKKSPPANGAPPRVLQQLVEEDRMGRAHSGHPGSPRGSLSRHPSSQLAGPGVEGGEGTQKPRDYIILAILSCFCPMWPVNIVAFAYAVMSRNSLQQGDVDGAQRLGRVAKLLSIVALVGGVLIIIASCVINLGGEWGLGTGRGGMEGLARAALLTPAPALSCLSSLPLLCLSLSPPPPCLSFPLLSHSV from the exons ATGGCAGCCAGCAGCTCTGAGGTCTCTGAGATGAAGGGGGTTGAGGAGAGTCCCGAGGTTCCAGGCAAAGGGCCTGGCCATTCTGAAGCTGAAATTGGCCCTCCCCAGGTCCTAGCAGGGGTACCAGACCAGCCAGAGGCCCCGCAGCCAGAGGCCCCGCAGCCAGGCCCAGACACCACTGCAGCCCTTGTGGACTCAGGGCCCAAGGCTGGGCTGGCTCCAGAAACCCCAGAGACCCCCGCTGGGGCCTCAGAAacagcccaggccacagaccTCAGCTTAAGCCCAGGACGGGAATCAAAGGCCAACTGCAGCCCCGAACAGCCATGCCAAGAAACAGTGTCCAAACCAGAAGTGAGCAAAGAGGCCACTGCAGACCAGGGATCCAGGCTGGAGTCTGCAGCCCCACCTGAACCAGCCCCACAGCCTGCTCCCCAGCCCACCCCCAAGCCAGCCATTCAACCAGTGCTCCCCACCCAGGAGGACCCTACCCCTGAGATTCTGTCTGAGAGTGTGGAGGAAAAGCAAGAGAATGGGGCAGTGGTGCCCCTGCAGGCTGGCGATGGGGAAGAGGGCCCAGCCCCTGAGCCTCACTCGCCACCCTCAAAAAAGTCCCCCCCAGCTAATGGGGCTCCCCCCCGAGTGCTGCAGCAGCTGGTTGAGGAGGATCGAATGGGAAGGGCGCACAGTGGACATCCAGGATCTCCCCGAGGTAGCCTGAGCCGCCACCCCAGCTCCCAGTTGGCAGGTCCTGGGGTGGAGGGGGGTGAAGGCACCCAGAAACCTCGGGACTACATCATCCTTGCCATCCTGTCCTGCTTCTGCCCCATGTGGCCTGTCAACATCGTGGCCTTCGCTTATGCTGTCATG TCCCGGAACAGCCTGCAGCAGGGGGACGTGGACGGGGCCCAGCGTCTGGGCCGTGTGGCCAAGCTCTTAAGCATCGTGGCACTGGTGGGGGGAGTGCTCATCATCATCGCCTCCTGCGTCATCAACTTAGGCGGTGAGTGGGGGCTTGGGACAGGCAGGGGAGGAATGGAAGGGTTGGCAAGGGCAGCTTTACTAACCCCTGCCCCTGCTCTCTCCTGTCTGTCCTCCTTACCTCTCCTTTGTCTCTCCTTGTCTCCCCCTCCCCCCTGTctgtccttccctctcctctcccacaGTGTATAA
- the PRRT2 gene encoding proline-rich transmembrane protein 2 isoform X2: MAASSSEVLAGVPDQPEAPQPEAPQPGPDTTAALVDSGPKAGLAPETPETPAGASETAQATDLSLSPGRESKANCSPEQPCQETVSKPEVSKEATADQGSRLESAAPPEPAPQPAPQPTPKPAIQPVLPTQEDPTPEILSESVEEKQENGAVVPLQAGDGEEGPAPEPHSPPSKKSPPANGAPPRVLQQLVEEDRMGRAHSGHPGSPRGSLSRHPSSQLAGPGVEGGEGTQKPRDYIILAILSCFCPMWPVNIVAFAYAVMSRNSLQQGDVDGAQRLGRVAKLLSIVALVGGVLIIIASCVINLGGEWGLGTGRGGMEGLARAALLTPAPALSCLSSLPLLCLSLSPPPPCLSFPLLSHSV; the protein is encoded by the exons ATGGCAGCCAGCAGCTCTGAG GTCCTAGCAGGGGTACCAGACCAGCCAGAGGCCCCGCAGCCAGAGGCCCCGCAGCCAGGCCCAGACACCACTGCAGCCCTTGTGGACTCAGGGCCCAAGGCTGGGCTGGCTCCAGAAACCCCAGAGACCCCCGCTGGGGCCTCAGAAacagcccaggccacagaccTCAGCTTAAGCCCAGGACGGGAATCAAAGGCCAACTGCAGCCCCGAACAGCCATGCCAAGAAACAGTGTCCAAACCAGAAGTGAGCAAAGAGGCCACTGCAGACCAGGGATCCAGGCTGGAGTCTGCAGCCCCACCTGAACCAGCCCCACAGCCTGCTCCCCAGCCCACCCCCAAGCCAGCCATTCAACCAGTGCTCCCCACCCAGGAGGACCCTACCCCTGAGATTCTGTCTGAGAGTGTGGAGGAAAAGCAAGAGAATGGGGCAGTGGTGCCCCTGCAGGCTGGCGATGGGGAAGAGGGCCCAGCCCCTGAGCCTCACTCGCCACCCTCAAAAAAGTCCCCCCCAGCTAATGGGGCTCCCCCCCGAGTGCTGCAGCAGCTGGTTGAGGAGGATCGAATGGGAAGGGCGCACAGTGGACATCCAGGATCTCCCCGAGGTAGCCTGAGCCGCCACCCCAGCTCCCAGTTGGCAGGTCCTGGGGTGGAGGGGGGTGAAGGCACCCAGAAACCTCGGGACTACATCATCCTTGCCATCCTGTCCTGCTTCTGCCCCATGTGGCCTGTCAACATCGTGGCCTTCGCTTATGCTGTCATG TCCCGGAACAGCCTGCAGCAGGGGGACGTGGACGGGGCCCAGCGTCTGGGCCGTGTGGCCAAGCTCTTAAGCATCGTGGCACTGGTGGGGGGAGTGCTCATCATCATCGCCTCCTGCGTCATCAACTTAGGCGGTGAGTGGGGGCTTGGGACAGGCAGGGGAGGAATGGAAGGGTTGGCAAGGGCAGCTTTACTAACCCCTGCCCCTGCTCTCTCCTGTCTGTCCTCCTTACCTCTCCTTTGTCTCTCCTTGTCTCCCCCTCCCCCCTGTctgtccttccctctcctctcccacaGTGTATAA
- the MAZ gene encoding myc-associated zinc finger protein isoform X2: MFPVFPCTLLAPPFPVLGLDSRGVGGLMNSFPPPQGHAQNPLQVGAELQSRFFASQGCAQSPFQAAPAPPPTPQAPAAEPLQVDLLPVLAAAQESAAAAAAAAAAAAAVAAAPPGPAAASTVDTAALKQPPAPPPPPPPVSAPAAEAAPPASAATIAAAAATAVVAPTSTVAVAPVASALEKKTKSKGPYICALCAKEFKNGYNLRRHEAIHTGAKAGRVPSGAMKMPTMVPLSLLSVPQLSGAGGGGGEAGAGGGAAAVAAGGVVTTTASGKRIRKNHACEMCGKAFRDVYHLNRHKLSHSDEKPYQCPVCQQRFKRKDRMSYHVRSHDGAVHKPYNCSHCGKSFSRPDHLNSHVRQVHSTERPFKCEKCEAAFATKDRLRAHTVRHEEKVPCHVCGKMLSSAYISDHMKVHSQGPHHVCELCNKGTGEVCPMAAAAAAAAAAAAAAAAAAVAAPPTAVGSLSGAEGVPVSSQPLPSQPW; encoded by the exons ATGTTCCCGGTGTTCCCTTGCACGCTGCTGGCCCCCCCCTTCCCCGTGCTGGGCCTGGACTCCCGGGGGGTGGGCGGCCTCATGAACTCCTTCCCGCCACCTCAGGGTCACGCCCAGAACCCCCTGCAGGTCGGGGCTGAGCTCCAGTCCCGCTTCTTTGCCTCCCAGGGCTGCGCCCAGAGTCCATTCCAG GCCGCGCCGGCGCCCCCGCCCACGCCCCAGGCCCCGGCGGCCGAGCCCCTCCAGGTGGACTTGCTCCCAGTGCTTGCCGCCGCCCAGGAGTCCGCCGCGGCTGctgcggccgccgccgccgctgctgccgCCGTCGCTGCTGCGCCTCCGGGCCCTGCCGCTGCCTCCACGGTGGACACAGCAGCCCTGAAGCAGCCCCCGGCGCCCCCTCCGCCACCCCCGCCCGTGTCGGCGCCCGCGGCCGAGGCCGCGCCCCCCGCCTCCGCCGCCACCATCGCCGCGGCGGCGGCCACCGCCGTCGTAGCCCCAACCTCGACGGTCGCCGTGGCCCCGGTTGCGTCTGCCTTGGAGAAGAAGACAAAGAGCAAGGGGCCCTACATCTGCGCTCTGTGCGCCAAGGAGTTCAAGAACGGCTACAATCTCCGGAGGCACGAAGCCATCCACACGGGAGCCAAGGCCGGCCGGGTCCCCTCGGGTGCTATGAAGATGCCCACCATGGTGCCCCTGAGCCTCCTGAGCGTGCCCCAGCTGAGCGGAGCtggcgggggagggggagaggcggGTGCCGGCGGCGGCGCTGCCGCAGTGGCCGCCGGTGGCGTGGTGACCACGACCGCGTCGGGGAAGCGCATCCGGAAGAACCACGCCTGCGAGATGTGCGGCAAGGCCTTCCGCGACGTCTACCACCTGAACCGACACAAGCTGTCGCACTCGGACGAGAAGCCCTACCAGTGCCCGGTGTGCCAGCAGCGCTTCAAGCGCAAGGACCGCATGAGCTACCACGTGCGCTCACATGACGGCGCTGTGCACAAGCCCTACAACTGCTCCCACTGTGGCAAGAGCTTCTCCCG GCCGGATCACCTCAACAGTCACGTCAGACAAGTGCACTCAACAGAACGGCCCTTCAAATGTGAG aaATGTGAGGCAGCTTTCGCCACGAAGGATCGGCTGCGGGCGCACACAGTTCGACACGAGGAGAAGGTGCCATGTCACGTGTGTGGCAAGATGCTGAGCTCGGCTTATATTTCGGACCACATGAAGGTGCACAGCCAGGGCCCTCACCATGTCTGTGAGCTCTGCAACAAAG GTACTGGTGAGGTTTGTCCAatggcggcagcggcggcggcggcggcggcagcggcagcagcagcagcagcagcagcagtagcagcccCTCCCACAGCTGTGGGCTCCCTCTCGGGGGCGGAGGGGGTGCCTGTGAGCTCTCAGCCACTTCCCTCCCAACCCTGGTGA
- the MAZ gene encoding myc-associated zinc finger protein isoform X1, producing the protein MFPVFPCTLLAPPFPVLGLDSRGVGGLMNSFPPPQGHAQNPLQVGAELQSRFFASQGCAQSPFQAAPAPPPTPQAPAAEPLQVDLLPVLAAAQESAAAAAAAAAAAAAVAAAPPGPAAASTVDTAALKQPPAPPPPPPPVSAPAAEAAPPASAATIAAAAATAVVAPTSTVAVAPVASALEKKTKSKGPYICALCAKEFKNGYNLRRHEAIHTGAKAGRVPSGAMKMPTMVPLSLLSVPQLSGAGGGGGEAGAGGGAAAVAAGGVVTTTASGKRIRKNHACEMCGKAFRDVYHLNRHKLSHSDEKPYQCPVCQQRFKRKDRMSYHVRSHDGAVHKPYNCSHCGKSFSRPDHLNSHVRQVHSTERPFKCEKCEAAFATKDRLRAHTVRHEEKVPCHVCGKMLSSAYISDHMKVHSQGPHHVCELCNKGFTTAAYLRIHAVKDHGLQAPRADRILCKLCSVHCKTPAQLAGHMQTHLVGAAPPVPGDAPQPQPTC; encoded by the exons ATGTTCCCGGTGTTCCCTTGCACGCTGCTGGCCCCCCCCTTCCCCGTGCTGGGCCTGGACTCCCGGGGGGTGGGCGGCCTCATGAACTCCTTCCCGCCACCTCAGGGTCACGCCCAGAACCCCCTGCAGGTCGGGGCTGAGCTCCAGTCCCGCTTCTTTGCCTCCCAGGGCTGCGCCCAGAGTCCATTCCAG GCCGCGCCGGCGCCCCCGCCCACGCCCCAGGCCCCGGCGGCCGAGCCCCTCCAGGTGGACTTGCTCCCAGTGCTTGCCGCCGCCCAGGAGTCCGCCGCGGCTGctgcggccgccgccgccgctgctgccgCCGTCGCTGCTGCGCCTCCGGGCCCTGCCGCTGCCTCCACGGTGGACACAGCAGCCCTGAAGCAGCCCCCGGCGCCCCCTCCGCCACCCCCGCCCGTGTCGGCGCCCGCGGCCGAGGCCGCGCCCCCCGCCTCCGCCGCCACCATCGCCGCGGCGGCGGCCACCGCCGTCGTAGCCCCAACCTCGACGGTCGCCGTGGCCCCGGTTGCGTCTGCCTTGGAGAAGAAGACAAAGAGCAAGGGGCCCTACATCTGCGCTCTGTGCGCCAAGGAGTTCAAGAACGGCTACAATCTCCGGAGGCACGAAGCCATCCACACGGGAGCCAAGGCCGGCCGGGTCCCCTCGGGTGCTATGAAGATGCCCACCATGGTGCCCCTGAGCCTCCTGAGCGTGCCCCAGCTGAGCGGAGCtggcgggggagggggagaggcggGTGCCGGCGGCGGCGCTGCCGCAGTGGCCGCCGGTGGCGTGGTGACCACGACCGCGTCGGGGAAGCGCATCCGGAAGAACCACGCCTGCGAGATGTGCGGCAAGGCCTTCCGCGACGTCTACCACCTGAACCGACACAAGCTGTCGCACTCGGACGAGAAGCCCTACCAGTGCCCGGTGTGCCAGCAGCGCTTCAAGCGCAAGGACCGCATGAGCTACCACGTGCGCTCACATGACGGCGCTGTGCACAAGCCCTACAACTGCTCCCACTGTGGCAAGAGCTTCTCCCG GCCGGATCACCTCAACAGTCACGTCAGACAAGTGCACTCAACAGAACGGCCCTTCAAATGTGAG aaATGTGAGGCAGCTTTCGCCACGAAGGATCGGCTGCGGGCGCACACAGTTCGACACGAGGAGAAGGTGCCATGTCACGTGTGTGGCAAGATGCTGAGCTCGGCTTATATTTCGGACCACATGAAGGTGCACAGCCAGGGCCCTCACCATGTCTGTGAGCTCTGCAACAAAG GCTTCACCACGGCAGCATACCTGCGCATCCACGCGGTGAAGGACCACGGGCTCCAGGCCCCGCGGGCTGACCGCATCCTGTGCAAGCTGTGCAGCGTGCACTGCAAGACCCCTGCCCAGCTGGCCGGCCACATGCAGACCCATCTGGTGGGGGCCGCCCCCCCTGTCCCGGGAGACGCCCCCCAGCCACAGCCCACCTGCTGA